One genomic window of Papilio machaon chromosome 17, ilPapMach1.1, whole genome shotgun sequence includes the following:
- the LOC106707656 gene encoding tryptophan--tRNA ligase, cytoplasmic, which produces MVDNQMNNISLKDEEDDVVDPWNVSTKSETGLDYDKLIKRFGSQKIDDELIEKFEKVTGKKAHQFLRRGIFFSHRDLNTILSLHESGRKFYLYTGRGPSSESMHIGHMIPFMFTKWLQDVFNVPLIIQLTDDEKAMWRDIKVEDARKMAHSNAKDIIAVGFDPSNTFIFNDLDFIGQCPAFYQNMVRIQKCVTFNQVKGIFGFGESDVIGKITFPSIEAAPAFSTTFPFIFGDKVVPCLVPCAIDQDPYFRMSRDVAARLKLPKPALIHSTFLPALQGAQHKMSASDPNASIFLNDTAKQIKNKINKYAFSGGQATVEEHREKGGNTDVDISFKYLTFFLEDDDYLASIKKSYESGEMLTGELKKIAIDTITPIIQEYQARRAKVTDDVMQEFFKIRQIKV; this is translated from the exons ATGGTAGATAATCAAATGAATAACATATCGTTAAAAGATGAAGAAGACGATGTTGTAGACCCATGGAATGTCTCAACCAAATCGGAAACCGGACTTGATTATGACAAACTAATAA aaaGGTTTGGAAGTCAAAAAATAGATGATGAACTCATAGAAAAGTTTGAAAAAGTAACTGGGAAGAAAG CACATCAGTTTCTCAGACGAGGAATATTCTTCTCTCACAGAGACTTGAACACTATATTGTCTCTACATGAGTCTGGAaggaagttttatttatatactggCAGAGGCCCATCATCTGAAAGCATGCACATTGGTCACATGATACCATTTATGTTTACAaa ATGGCTGCAGGATGTTTTCAATGTACCTCTGATTATTCAGTTGACCGATGATGAGAAGGCGATGTGGAGAGACATCAAAGTTGAGGATGCACGCAAGATGGCACACAGCAACGCGAAGGATATTATTGCTGTCGGCTTTGACCCATCaaacacatttatatttaatgatttggaTTTTATTGg GCAGTGCCCAGCTTTCTACCAGAACATGGTTAGGATACAGAAGTGTGTGACCTTCAATCAAGTCAAGGGTATATTTGGTTTTGGAGAGTCGGACGTTATCGGCAAGATAACATTCCCCTCAATAGAAGCAGCTCCGGCATTCTCAACCACTTTCCCTTTTATATTCGGCGATAAAGTT GTGCCGTGTTTGGTGCCGTGCGCGATCGACCAGGACCCGTACTTCCGTATGAGTCGCGATGTGGCGGCGCGCCTCAAGCTGCCGAAGCCGGCGCTCATACACAGCACCTTCCTGCCCGCACTGCAGGGCGCACAGCACAAGATGTCCGCCAGCGACCCCAACGCTTCTATATTCCTTAATGATACTGCTAAACAAATCAAGAACAAg ATAAACAAATACGCGTTCTCTGGCGGACAGGCCACGGTAGAGGAGCACAGGGAGAAAGGCGGTAACACAGACGTTGACATATCCTTCAAGTATCTCACCTTCTTCCTTGAAGACGACGATTATTTGGCATCg attaaaaaatcttacgaatcCGGAGAAATGTTGACTGGAGAATTGAAGAAAATCGCGATAGATACAATAACACCTATCATACAGGAGTACCAGGCGCGCAGAGCTAAGGTCACCGATGACGTCATGCAAGAGTTCTTCAAAATCAGACAAATTAAAGTATAA